In Campylobacter massiliensis, the DNA window ATAGTTGTTAATAGCTTTCTTTATGTTTGTGAGGTAGCGGTCTTGATTGATATAGTTCACTATTTCCCCAATCTTTTATAAATTCGACGCAATACAGAGTTATTCTCGGCAATAATTATAAGACCCACTCTATCTAAACTCTCGCCGCTGTTTAGCTTGGCGGCCACTTGGTTTAGGTTGTTTCCTTGCTTGGATAGCTCGGTCAAAAGCTCCCTTTCGATAGGAAGTCTAATTCGCCTGGACAGCATTGAACTTAGGGCAAATTTTGAAAAGGTCATCCCTGTTTCTTTTAGCTTCTTTTCGATAGCCGACCATTCGGCATCGGTTAGTCTTAGTTTTTTGATTATGTTCTTAGTGATTTCGCGTTTTTTGTTTTCCATCTTTATCTTATATAAAATTTTATTTTTGGAATCAGTATGCACACATTTTTTCTTTATCCGCAATTTTATGAAATTCAAAAACATAAAACAAGGGTTTTAGTAAGTTAGGAAACGGGTCGGGTAAAATTAACCTAGTTTTTAGGTTTTAAAATAAGACGAGCTGGTTTAAATTTTACAAAGTCTGGGTCGGGCAAAATGCCGCTCTGCCCGCATATTCAGCCACTTAAAATTTCCCTTTTCTTTTTTACGAGCTTTATAAATCTTAGATTTTGAATGTTTTTTCTTTTTATAAATTCTTTAATCTCATCCTCGCTTTTATTTAGACAATCATTTATTAGCTCGTGCCTTTTTACGAGCTCTAGCGCTCCGCTAAAGCGTTGAGCCTTGTTTTTAAGGTTTTTTGGCGTACTTGAGGTGTAAAACAGCAGATAATCTAGAAATTTAGTATCGCTCAAAGCATAGTAAAATATGTCGCATTTGTTAAAATTTTCGTAACCCAAGTCGGCCTTGGCCTCTAAAAGGTCGATTTTGTATAGTTTTTGCTCCATTTTTATCAAATAAAGCTCCATAAGCAAAGAGTTTCTGCTTAGTCCGTATTTTTTATTTATATTGGCCTTTATTTCGTTGGTAGAAAAGTTAAATATTTCCGCTCTTTCTTCGCTTAGCCTTTTTACTTCGTTTTTTAAAAACTCACGAATAGTCTTTATATCGGTATCAAATTTAGCTTCTATTATGCCTTCTTTATCTATAAGCCTATGTTTTAAAAGCAAGTGCGCCATAGCGTTTTCTGCAATACCCATAAGTTTTACGTGATAGCGGCAGACGTCTAAAACATCTTCTAGTTTTAGGTTAAATTTTAACATAAGGTATTTTAAATCGTAAAAATCCCTTGCCTTGCGGCGATGCCTTAGTATAGCGTCTAGTTTGATGTAGGCTAGTTTTTTGATTGAGGCTACGTTTATATTTTTGTATTTCCTAGCATCGCTTAAAATCTCAATCGGATAAGCTATAAATTTAACGCTCACGCCGTCAAATTTATAAAATACCCGCGCTTTGTCTCCTTTGACGAATTTAATCTCGTATACATTTTTTAACTTTGAGATTAAAGCTTCTATTTTTGATAACGACTGAGTGCTTAGCTCTTCTTCATTTACAAAAAAATATAGGTCTTGAGGCTGCCTGTGAAGCTCATAAAGCGTTATAGCCATACCTCCAACCAAAACAAAGCCGTTTAGCTCATTGCCGCGAGCGATATATTCAAGTAGTGCGACTACCCTAGGATATAAATTTTCGCTCATATTCCCAAAAAGTCCTCTACCAAAGGCAGTCTTTCGCCTTTTTGATAAAACTCGTTAAGATACACTTCAAACACCTTAGCATCGCCGAAAAGTTTGCACAGGTAGACCAAATTCATAGGCGAATCATTATCCATTAGCGCGGCTATATAGTTGGTTAAGGGTATAGAACCGCCTGGGTTGCTCCAAAAACGGTATTTAAACAGCGGATACTTATACGTGCAAAGTTCGTTTTTTCTTAAAGCCTCTTTATCTTTGGGATGGTTTGTTATTTTAGGGGCCGCCTTATTTCGATCCTTTAATGCTCTTTTATAAAATTTCTCCTTGCTTATCTTGATTATTTCGCCCTCTTTGGCGGATTTATTTAGATACTTTCTGACCAAGGCTTTTTCTTCGTTCTTAAATATATCTATACTATATACTTTATAGTTTCTGAGAAATTTTATCTTTCTAGGTATGTGGGTCATTTTTAACCCCATACTCAACCATTTCAATCTTAGCTTTTAATATATCCGGGTTGATCGGCTTAGCGTAGGTATTCAGTAAAATTTTATACTGTTTTTCGTGGCCTACTATTTGAGCTATGACGCTTAGCTGGACTTCTCGTTGCACCAGGTAATTTATAAAGTAGTGCCTGAACGAATAAAACGTCTTTTTAGGATCTTCGGTTATTAGTTTTCTTTGAATTTGTTTTCTAAAAATTTCAGAAAAGATTTTATTATTTACGCTAAATATCGTCTTGCCGTTTTTTCTAGTATCGATAAATTCTATTAAGCCAAGCTCAAGCAGCTTGGAATGAATAGGCATCACCCTTATAGAATTAGTATTTTTAGTGGTTTTACCCTCTTCTCTGTTTATATTAAAGCAAAGTATTCCGTTACGCTTTACTATATCTTTGTATCTTAGCTGAGTTATTTCGTTTATCCTCATCCCGCTATATGCTGCTATCATCGTAATATAATAAAGATTGTTAGCGTTTATTCGCTTACTTGGAGATCTATTGGTATTTTTAAAATCTTGAACTATCTTAAAGATAGTTTGCGCTTCCTCTTTGCTGTAAGGCAATACCTTGCGATCCGTGGGGTCTATTTCTATTTTTACGTTAATATTATTCGTAATGCTTTTACCTATATAGCCGCTATCGTAACTGTAATTAAAAAATTGAGCTACCCTTATCATATATTTTTGTACGGTTACTTCCGACAGCTTGCTATAGTTTTTACCCAGATGCAGTATCTGCTCTAAATTTTTACCCTTATACTTGTTTTTTTTGATTTAGCTTAGTTGGCACTTTAAATAAAATATCGCGAAATTTTAATAAATCATCTCTTGATATAAGAGACACGCTCCTTTCCTCGCCGAAGAATTTAAAGAGCAAATTTTTAACGCTATTTACTAGCTCTAACGTGCTTTTAGACCATTTTTCGTTTTTACTCGTGTTTTGTATGAAGGTATCGAACGCAACGCGCAATATTATATTGTTTTGCGACCAGGTTGGTATTTGGCTAGCAAACGGGACTATCTCGTATTGTTCTACGATATTATTACCTAGAGTTCCCGCGCCAAAAGTTTCTTTGCCTGCGCGTATAGATTGAACGATATTTTGCTTTTTACCGAGCATAATATCTTTTGTCTCTCTTTCATCGGCTTTAGTTTTTACTAGCCCTAGCTGCGTATTTAGTCCGTGTTCTTTTTGGGCAGCTACGACCATAGCGTGAGTAAAAGTATCTATAAGATCTTTAACCCCTTGCCTATTAAGCGGCAATTCGCCGATTTCGTCAAGAACGCCGATATCGTCTTGAAAGCTTCGTAGTTCTTTACTTTCAAATTTACGGCTACTATCTTGCTCGCTTAAAAATTTTAATCTTTTGGCCGTAAGGTTTGCGTTTTTCTCAAGTTTTGCGATTAGATAATTAAGAGAAAGGATATTTTTCTCAAGCAAAGCGTGAGTTACCGCAGCCCTATCCTCATCACCGATCGGGCCGATATCTTTTTCTAAAATTTCCACGCTAGGCTCTAGAAGTTTAGGCATTTGATTATCTTGCAAGGCTTCTTTAAAATGCCTATTTAGAGCATCGGCAAAGTCAACGTCTATCTTTTTATCGTATAAAGAGTGCTCTTTTATACTTTTATTGACCTTTGCCTGCATAAAGCTATCCACGAGAGAGTCGATTATCTTGCCGTCCAACTTCATGTCCACCGCCTTGGTTATTAGATAAATGTATCTATCATAAATTCTAGCAGATTTTTTAGCTTTTAGTATGGAGTTTGTGCTTAGCGTAAAGCAAATTTCTCTTTGAACGCCGAAGATTTTCCTCGTGCTAAGAGGCAGAACGCTTCTATAGTAGTATGTTCCGTTGCGATTTTTAATATGCGTCATAAGGCGGTGTAACAAAAGTGGAACACCTTGCCGATGCCTTAAAGTCAAAAAGACTTAAAACAGCGTAGTATCAGCGCTTTGCAAGGATTTAAAATAATTCCTCATAAGCCGGAGGTCGGGAGTTCAAGTCTCCCCCGTGACACCATAAATGCCCTATTTATCGGTATTTAAACCGCCTCTTTTTCAGTTTCCCTTTCTTTGAATTTTTTCTTAAACTATGGTACGCTTTTGATAAAAAGTGGTACAATGGAAGCATTTTACAAAAAGTAATCCTATAAAATGACCTTAGCGTAGCATATATCCACAAATTTGATCCTCATCCCCACTATTGTCATGCTCTCATCTAGCAAATTTAGACCTGACGTAGCCGTTGGCACTAGCAGCCTTCTACTCTCATCCAAGCTCTAACTTCTTGATTTTTATTACTCCCACTATTTTATAGGCTTATCTAGAATATTTAACGAAAACAAGAAAATGTTTTTACTAAACCCTCCACCTAACCAGCAATCTCCTTTTGTCTTCGACGTTTAAATTTATAAAATCGATACCGAAAAGTTTGGTTAAATTTTCGCCCTTTAAAATTTGATCCGTTGCGCCGAATTCATATCCTAAAGGGCCGTTTAAAAGCAAGGTTTTATCTGTTGCCGCAAGCGCGTGATCGGGATGATGCGAGGTAAAGATCACGCAGGTTTTTTGCTCGCTATTTAGCCTTTTGATTAGGCTTAAAACGGCGTTTTGATGAAATACGTCGAGATAGGAAGTCGGCTCGTCCATGATTAGAATTTTGGGCCGTAGTACTAGCGAGCGAGCTATTAGGACTAGCTGCATCATGCCGCCGCTTAGCTCGTCTACGTTTAAATTTAAATACTCGCTAACGCCTGCTATCCGTGCGGCTTCCTCGGCCATCGCCCTATCCTCTGTGCTCGGCCTTGAAAACATACCGACGTTTGCGTTTACGCCCATTAAAATCAGATCTTTTACCTTAAAGCTAAAAGCGATATTTTCGCTTTGGGGCACGTATCCTACGAGCTTGGCGCGTTCTTTGCCGCTAAGAGAGGCATGATCGCGACCATCGATCAAAATTTGACCGCTTTTTGCTTTTAAGAGTCCTAAAATAATCTTTAAAAACGTAGATTTGCCTATGCCGTTAGGGCCCAAAATCGCAAGCGTTTCGCCGCTTTTTAAATCAAGGCTCAAATTTTGCAAAATTTGCTTACGCTCGTATGAAAAGCTTAAATTTTCTACGCTTAAGACCATCTTTTGCCCTTTTTAACGATGATGACGCCGATCATAGGAGCGCCTATAAGCGCGGTTAGGATACTTAGCGGGATTTCAGCCGAGCTCACGCTTCTAGCCGCAACGTCGGTTAGCATCAAAAATATCCCGCCTAAAATCGCAGAAATCGGAACTAGCTGCGAGTTATCTGAGCCGTAAATCAGCCTCGTAACATGCGGCATCAAAAGCCCGACCCAGCCGATGATACCGGCGATGGCTACGCTTGCGGCCGTTATCAGTGTAGCAAGTACGATAAAGATAAAGCCTAAAAATTTACTCTCGCCCAAAATGCTTGCATGTTCGCCGCCTAGGGATAAAATATTTAGTTTCCAGCCCATTAGGCTCAAAAGCACGAGCCCGCTAACGCAAACGGGAGCAAGCGCCGCTACGTCGCTCCAAGAGATGGCGCTTAGGCTTCCCATCAGCCAATATACGATACTAGGAAGCTTTTCTTGCGTGTCGGCGACGTATTTTACAACCGAGATCAGCGCCTCAAAGATAGCACCCGTGATGATGCCCGCAAGCACCAGCATAAGCTTTGAGTTTTTGTTTGCCAAAACGCCTAGAGCGTAAGCTATCATGACGGCTAAAAAACCGAAAACGAAAGCGCCTATTTGCGTGGCTATGGGACTGCCGAAGGCTAAAATGCAAACTACCGCGCCAAATCCAGCTCCACTGCCTACGCCCAGGATATTCGGGCTTACCAAAGGATTTGCAAACATCGCCTGAAATATCACGCCCGCCGCGCTAAGGCTGGCGCCTATCAAAAACGCCGCTATCAGCCTTGGTAGGCGCAGGTCAAATATCAAAGCGTAAAGCGTCTCTTTGTCGTTTTGATAATAATCAATTAGCCCCTCAAGCGAAATCCTGCCCGCAAGAAGCGAAAAAACGACCGCAAAGGCTAGAAAAAGCGATAAAAACAGATACTTTTTCATTATCTAAAAAGCTCGTAAAATTTACTCTCTCCGTTTAGATCGAAGCGTAAAATTTGAGCCGTCTCATCGTCATTTAGATCGTAGCCATAGAGCAATTTGTAGCTCTTTTTCATCTCGTCTTTTAAATTTATATGAGCCTGCCCCGAAAACAGCACGCTAAACCACGCCCAGCCCAAGTGCGATTCGCCCGTAGGCGGCTCCCACATATCGCCTCCCAGAGGCATTTTATAGACGGCTTTTTGTTTGACGGCTTTTACGTTTTTTAAAATTTTGTCGTTAAAAAAGTCCCGCGGAGTTAGCTCGTCGAAGTTGCTAAGCAAGATAACGTCCGGATTTTGAGCGAGAATTTCTTCTTTATTTAAAATTCTAAATCCCCCAAAATTTGCCGCATTCTGCCCACCGCTTAGCTTTATCTCGTAGTCAAAATACGTCCCACCGCCGGCTGCCTCGTAGCTTTTATCCCTGCCGAATATAAAAAGAACCTTCGGTTTTTTGCTAAGCCCTTTTACGAAATTTTCGATCTCAGCTCTTACCTCGGCTCTGTTTTGTAAAATTTGCTCCGCTCTTTGCTCTTTTTCATAAATTTTACCCAGCATTGCAAACCAAAAAAGAGGATCTTCCTCCGTGCCGCTTAAATTTACCAAAGCTACGTTTAGGCCTACTTTTCGCAGCGGCTCTATGATCTTTTCGCCTCTCATGCCCCACTGCACGACAAGATCGGGAGATAGTTTTAGTAGCTCCTCGATGTTTGGAGTAAAATCCTCTCCGATACCGCCTGCTGGGATACTAGCTGCGCCTTTAATCATTTTTCCCAGCATTCCGCGCTTGATGTTTTTCTTGGCCATCGGATGGACGGAGGCTAGGCGAGATACGTTGTTTTCGACGCTAAGAGAAAATGAAGCTAGCGGCACGGGAAACAGCGCTACGCTCTTAACGGAGCGGTCGAAGCGAAGCTTATTGCCGTTTTGATCGGTAAATTCAAGCGCGCCCAGCGTCGCTGCCAGTAGCAATAAAGCAGGCATGATTTTTCTCAAATTTGATCCTTAAATTTGTAAATTTTAGGGTTTTTGAGCGGGCCGGTTTAAAACCCGCTCGGTAAATTTAAATTTTAAAAGCTAGCCTTAAAGCCTAGTTTGAAATTTCTACCCGGATTTATTAGCGGGTTGCTAGCGCTTCTAGGCTGGCTGATTAGCTCGTAGCTTAGGCTTGGGGCGTATTCTTTGTCAAAGATATTTTCGACGCCGAAATTTAGGCTAAAATCTTTTAAGAATCCTAGTTTGCCCAGACTCTTGCCAAAGTATAGGTTATGTACGAAATATCCCGCTCGCTCGCGCTCTACGCTATCATCTATGCGTGTCTTTCTCGCCGCCCAGTCGCCGCTATACTCTATGTAAGAATTTGCCAAAAACTCCGGCGAATAAGAAACAGCCACGCGTCCGCTAAGCGGAGCGATCTCTGGAAGCGGTTTGCCGGTTTGCTTGTTTTTGCCGCGCGTGTAGGCAAGATTTGTTTTAAACTCCAAATTTGATAAAATTTTATAAGCAAGGTCAAATTCCGCTCCGCTTATCTTGGCTCTATTTACGTTTTGCGACTGATAGTAGGTCACGCCGCCGCTTTGCCAGTTTCGCTCGACGATCAGGTCTTTATAATCTCCCGTGTAAAATATCAAATTTGATCTAAGCGCTTTATCCGTATAGCGAAGTCCAGCCTCGTAGGTAACGCCTTTTTCGATATTTAGATCAGGGTTTGGCAGATACGCCTCGCTGCCTGAAAACGTAAGTATCGGAGCAACCTCGCCGCTCATAGGAGCCCTAAACGAAGTCGAGAAATTTCCTACGAATTCAAGCCCCTGGGCGACGGGATAAATAAGCCCCAGACCGTAGCTAGCTCTGCCGTCTTTTCTATCGTTGGCGTTTTCGTATAAGGCTTTTACGGCGGGGCTCATCGAGCTATCCATATCAAAGGACGTTTTTATGCGGTCGTAGCGTAAATTTGCGCTCAAAATCGCGTCGTTGCTAAATGCGTATTCAAGCAATCCAAAGCCCGCGACGTCAAGCTGTTTGGTTCTTAGCCTGTTGCGTACGCTAGGGCCTTTGTTTACGCTTTGATACACGCTATCCCAGTCCTCGTAATAAAAATCTACGCCGTAGGTTTGGGTTAGGCTGTCGCCTATAAATTTGCCGATAAATTTGCCGCCGTAGACCTTCGGGCCGTTTACGTAGTTATCGACTTGTCTAGGCGACATAGCTCCGATATACGGCCTTATATTTAGGTGTGTATAAAGCTCTCTGTAATACAAGCTAGAATCTAATATAAATTTATCGTTTATGTTGCCTTCGTAGTTTAGCGCTACGTATTTTTCTCTAAGAGGCGCTTCTTTTATGTATTTTTGAAAGCCTTTTTTGTTCGCCGTTCCGGGAGCGCCGACCGCCGTACCGACTACGCCGCGCTCGGACTCCGTATATCTGGTCACGAGCTCAAGTCTGTGAAAATCGGCAAAGCTATATCCGCCTTTAAAATCAAGGCTTCGGTAGTTATACCTTGTATTTGGGATTTTGCCCGCCGGAGTGTCGTAGTCCTTGCCATGTTTGTAGTTTAAGCCCAGCAATGCATCAAACCCGTGTCCGACTACGCCGAGTTGTAAGCGGTTTTGCACACCTTTGTTCGCGCTTTGATACTGGGTGCTTAGATACGTATCCGATAACGCCCAGTCGCCGTGTACGTCTCCGCTAGCTCTTTTGGTGACTAAATTTACTATGCCGCCAAAGGCATCCGTGCCGTAAAGCGTGCTAGCGGGGCCCCTTATTATCTCTATCCTTTCGATTTGATCGGGCGTAAATATCGAATACTCAAACGCCGGCCTACCTCTAAATCTAAGTCCGTCTACGAACATCGGCACGCGGTAATCAGACGAGCTAAAACCTCGCACGTTTACGGTACCCGAGTCCATGCCTTCGTTTACGATTGAAACCCCAGGCGCCTCGCTGATTAGCTCGGGTACGCTTTTGCCAAGCTTTCTTTCTATTGTCTCTTTATCTACTACCGAGACGCTTTTGCTTATCTCGTCTACGCTTTGAGACGATCTTTGCGCCGTGACGGTTACGCCTTCTAGCGATTTTAGCTCTACTTCGTTTTGCGCGGCAGCCAAAACGCCGACCAAAGCAAGGCTAAGCACGATTTTCCTCTGCATTTAAACTCCTTTAAAAATTATTAACGGGCAATTATACAGAAATATATAATGATTTTCAATGATTAAAAATAAGGTTTTAGTAAATAATTTATGTAGCAAAAATTTAAGACGTTTGTAATTCCAGCACGTTTTTATAAAAAATAGTAAAAAATATTATTCCCCCGAAAATATCACGAGCATTAACGAATAAGAATAGTGTCGTTAAGTTTTAAGATCACAAATTTAAAATGCATTTTTTTCAGATTTTAAAAATTAGCCTCTACTCAAGCGATAAAAACGCTCTATATGTAATGGCTAGTATATGATAAGATGATTTATAAATAATTATTTAAGCACTATTGATATATACTCTTGTTTTTATTTTAAAATCAGGGGAGAATAATGAGACTTAGTATTTTTGCTTCAGTCGCTATTTTGGCTACTTTTGCCGTCGCAGAGACAAAGACGGACGGCTACTCGGTGATGCTTCCAAGCGTAGAAGTCGAAGGCATTTCCGAGCAAGATAACCTCAAAGGCTATATAACCTACGATAGCGCGGAAGTAAACAGAAACGGACTTAGCAACAAGCAAACGCCTCAAACCATCGAAACTATCGATATCCAGAAAAATCGCAACTACGGCACGAATGATCTTTCTAGCATCCTAGAAGGAAACGCGGGCATAGACGCAGGCTACGATATGCGCGGCGAGAGTATCAAAATAAGAGGCTTTAGCGTAGACGGCGGAGATATATACAGAGACGGCGTGAGAGACTCAGGTCAGATCAGGCGTAGCACCGCAAACGTCGAGCGCGTCGAGATTTTAAAAGGACCAGCTTCTATCCTATACGGCAGGAGCGACGGCGGAGCGGTTGTAAATTTAGTCAGTAAAAAGGCAAATTTTGCCCCTGTTTATAAGGTCTCGGGTAGATACGGCAGCTGGAGTAGATGGGGGCTTGGCGCAGACGTAAACCACGCGGTAAATAATCAACTAGCCGTACGCCTAACCACCGACGGCGAGCGCGGTAAATCGTGGCGCGAAAGTATAAAATATAAAAATTTTATGATAAGCCCTAGCGTCATCGTAACCAACCAAAGCGGCGACGTAAGCTTCGAGGCGCAGTATACGTACGACAACGCCTGGCGAGTACCCGATAGAACTCCGACCAAGGCCGTCTACGATAAGCTAGGTATCGACTACAAAAAGGGCTTTTCTCACGAGGGCGACTTCGTGGAGGATAGACTGCACTTTTTCCGCACGGAATTAAATGCCGAGCTAGCAAAAGAGCTAAATTTAAAATGGGTTTTCGGATACAGAAAGGCTAGCCAAAATTTCGACCACTATTACGGCGGATCAATCGTTAGCGGGAACAAATTAAGACAAAACTACGCAAAACAAGAGACGGATAACGAAACTATCTCAAACGCTTTTACGCTTACCAAGGAGCTAAATTTCGAGAGATTTAAGCACAACATCGCAGTCGGCTACGATAACAGCGTCGAAACTCGCCATCCAAGGCTCTGGTATAGTAGAACCCATATGCAAGATATCGACCCGTACGCATCTAGGGGCAGCTGGGCGTCAAACAGAAACGTTCCGCTCACGACCGATAACAAACACCGCGCGATCAATCATGGCGTGTTTTTCGAGGATCTCATTAGCCTTGACGACACGTATAGGTTGATGCTCGGCGGTAGGTTTGATTTTTATAAATTTAAGACCAGAAACATAAGAGGCCAAACAAACAGCTACACCGGCGACTCGTTTAGTCCTAGGGTCGGCTTTTTATGGGACTTTGCGACCGATCACACCGCTTATATCTCGTATTCGCAGAGCTTTGCGCCCTACGGCGGTAGAGGCAACATCGGCATCAGCACTGAAGATACGTCAAAACTTGATCTAAAACCGCAAAATAACGTCCAGTACGAAATCGGACTAAAAAGCACTTGGGCGGATAATAAATTTAGCTCAAACATCGCGGTCTTTCAGATCGAACATAAAAATATCCGCTATCAGCCAGACCCTACAAACGACCCATATACTTGGGCGGTTCGCGGCAAAGAGCGCAGCCGTGGTATCGAGCTAAACGTGCTAGGGCAAATTTACGAGAATTTATACCTGCGCAGCTCGCTTGGCTACACGAACGCTAAGGTTACCAAAGATAACTCAAACTCGCTAAACGAAGGGCTTAATCTAAATGAAACCACGCGCTGGCAGGGCAATGTCTTTTTACGCTACGTAAACGCCGACAAATGGTACGTAGAAAGCGGCGTTACCGGCTACTCCAAACGCTACTCCTACTCTACTAGCGGCGGTAGAATTCAAGAACAACACTTGCCGGGCTTTGCTAGAGTGGACGTGAGTGCGGGATACAGCTTCACCGAGCATGCGCAAATGACGCTAGCGATAAACAATCTCTTTGATAAAAAATACTGGCGTTCAAGCTCGAGGCTAGGCGACGAGAGATCGTTTATGGTGAATTTTCACTACAATTTTTAACTAAAACGTAAAAACGATAGGATAACCTATCGTTTTTACTGATTTTAAAACCGCTTCATTCATCGCGCTCCAAAAGTTAAAAACTTAGTGTCAATGACTTGGCTTTGACTGCGGTATGGATAAAATTTCAAATTTAACATATCTTATAAGCTTTAAAAATTGCCTCAAAGCCATCTTATTAAATTGATCATCTCGTCTTTAGCGGCAAATTCTATCTGCATACGATAATTAATATTAAATTTATTCCATATTAGTTATTATTCGCGAAGAAAGATTGATAACTTAAATCAATATTAAGTATTCTAAAGGATTTTATATGATCGTTTCAAAAAATAAAGCTTTTGCGCCTATCGTTTCGCTAGTGTGTGCAATAAATTTACAAGCCGTAGATAATATAAATTTAGAAGAGGTCGTAGTCACTGCTAGCGGTTTTTCGCAAAGTATTAAAAACGCACCCGCCAGCATATCAATCGTAAAAAATGACGACCTGGCAAAAGATAGCTTCACCTCGCTTCACTCTATCGCCTCAAAAGCTCCAGGAGTTAGCGTTATAGGAGGCGAGGACGGACCCGCCAGCGGTATCTCGATCCGCGGCATGGAAGGTTCGCAAACGCTAGTTCTCATAGACGGCAAAAGAGTAAATTCAAGCGCGGCCAATCCAAAAGGCGGCGCCGGCGATATGAACTCAAATTTTATCCCGCCAGTTGAGGCGATAGAACGCATCGAGATCATCAGAGGACCGATGAGCTCGCTTTACGGTAGCGATGCGGTGGGCGGTGTCATAAACATCATCACGAAGAAAAATTTTGATAAATTTAGCGGCTCCGTGAGTATATCGGGTATCGCGCAGGCTCATAGCGGCATCGGCTCGCAGCGCCAAGCGGACTTTTATCTTAACTTTCCGCTTCTTAACAAATACCTCGGTCTTCAGCTCTGGGGCTACAAAAAATTACGCGACGAGGATAGCTATCCGGGCGGCTATCAAGAAAGCGATAAGAAAAACTTTAGCGCCAAACTATGGATCACGCCCGACGAATACAATAAATTTTATCTCCTAGCCTCCCAAGAACGCCACGAATACTCTAGGACCGTCGGCAAGACGGCAACGGTAAGGACAAACAGGCTACTAAATAGCTACGACTACAAAAAAGATAGCTACGGAGTAGGATATCTGGGAAATTTTGAAAATTTAAATGCCGACGTGAGCTACATTTACGATCAGACGAAGCGAACGAGCCTCTTTGATAGCTTAACGCCAGCCGACGTCAAAAACCACGACTTTAACTCCAAATTTAGCACCTTTCTGGATTCGCATACGCTAACTTTCGGCTATGATTTCAGTAAGCAGACGGTTAAAACCACATTTATCGTATCAAATTCAAGTAGAAGCGTGCTGCGAAACCCGAAAGCCTACTCTATGAAAGAGCATGCGGCATTTTTAGAAGACGAGTGGGAGATTTTAGACGACAAGCTTTATTTGACGTTGGGCGGCCGCTTCACGCATAACGAATTTTTCGACGATCATCTCTCGCCGCGTGCGTATCTAGTTTACAATCTAAGCGACAACTGGACGCTAAAAGGCGGCGTAGCGACAGGATATAAGACGCCGAACGTCAATCAGATCTCGCCGGAAGTAGGCACCATACAAGGCGGCTGGAGGATAGTAGACTTCGGTAACGCAGACCTAAAACCCGAAAAGAGCTTAACTTATGAAATCGGCGCTTACTACGATAGCGGTGAGGATTTTAGAGGTTCGGTTACTCTATT includes these proteins:
- a CDS encoding site-specific integrase, which produces MPYSKEEAQTIFKIVQDFKNTNRSPSKRINANNLYYITMIAAYSGMRINEITQLRYKDIVKRNGILCFNINREEGKTTKNTNSIRVMPIHSKLLELGLIEFIDTRKNGKTIFSVNNKIFSEIFRKQIQRKLITEDPKKTFYSFRHYFINYLVQREVQLSVIAQIVGHEKQYKILLNTYAKPINPDILKAKIEMVEYGVKNDPHT
- a CDS encoding ABC transporter substrate-binding protein, whose amino-acid sequence is MRKIMPALLLLAATLGALEFTDQNGNKLRFDRSVKSVALFPVPLASFSLSVENNVSRLASVHPMAKKNIKRGMLGKMIKGAASIPAGGIGEDFTPNIEELLKLSPDLVVQWGMRGEKIIEPLRKVGLNVALVNLSGTEEDPLFWFAMLGKIYEKEQRAEQILQNRAEVRAEIENFVKGLSKKPKVLFIFGRDKSYEAAGGGTYFDYEIKLSGGQNAANFGGFRILNKEEILAQNPDVILLSNFDELTPRDFFNDKILKNVKAVKQKAVYKMPLGGDMWEPPTGESHLGWAWFSVLFSGQAHINLKDEMKKSYKLLYGYDLNDDETAQILRFDLNGESKFYELFR
- a CDS encoding plasmid mobilization protein, producing the protein MHTDSKNKILYKIKMENKKREITKNIIKKLRLTDAEWSAIEKKLKETGMTFSKFALSSMLSRRIRLPIERELLTELSKQGNNLNQVAAKLNSGESLDRVGLIIIAENNSVLRRIYKRLGK
- a CDS encoding nucleotidyl transferase AbiEii/AbiGii toxin family protein; this encodes MSENLYPRVVALLEYIARGNELNGFVLVGGMAITLYELHRQPQDLYFFVNEEELSTQSLSKIEALISKLKNVYEIKFVKGDKARVFYKFDGVSVKFIAYPIEILSDARKYKNINVASIKKLAYIKLDAILRHRRKARDFYDLKYLMLKFNLKLEDVLDVCRYHVKLMGIAENAMAHLLLKHRLIDKEGIIEAKFDTDIKTIREFLKNEVKRLSEERAEIFNFSTNEIKANINKKYGLSRNSLLMELYLIKMEQKLYKIDLLEAKADLGYENFNKCDIFYYALSDTKFLDYLLFYTSSTPKNLKNKAQRFSGALELVKRHELINDCLNKSEDEIKEFIKRKNIQNLRFIKLVKKKREILSG
- a CDS encoding DUF6538 domain-containing protein → MTHIKNRNGTYYYRSVLPLSTRKIFGVQREICFTLSTNSILKAKKSARIYDRYIYLITKAVDMKLDGKIIDSLVDSFMQAKVNKSIKEHSLYDKKIDVDFADALNRHFKEALQDNQMPKLLEPSVEILEKDIGPIGDEDRAAVTHALLEKNILSLNYLIAKLEKNANLTAKRLKFLSEQDSSRKFESKELRSFQDDIGVLDEIGELPLNRQGVKDLIDTFTHAMVVAAQKEHGLNTQLGLVKTKADERETKDIMLGKKQNIVQSIRAGKETFGAGTLGNNIVEQYEIVPFASQIPTWSQNNIILRVAFDTFIQNTSKNEKWSKSTLELVNSVKNLLFKFFGEERSVSLISRDDLLKFRDILFKVPTKLNQKKQV
- a CDS encoding ABC transporter ATP-binding protein → MVLSVENLSFSYERKQILQNLSLDLKSGETLAILGPNGIGKSTFLKIILGLLKAKSGQILIDGRDHASLSGKERAKLVGYVPQSENIAFSFKVKDLILMGVNANVGMFSRPSTEDRAMAEEAARIAGVSEYLNLNVDELSGGMMQLVLIARSLVLRPKILIMDEPTSYLDVFHQNAVLSLIKRLNSEQKTCVIFTSHHPDHALAATDKTLLLNGPLGYEFGATDQILKGENLTKLFGIDFINLNVEDKRRLLVRWRV
- a CDS encoding FecCD family ABC transporter permease: MKKYLFLSLFLAFAVVFSLLAGRISLEGLIDYYQNDKETLYALIFDLRLPRLIAAFLIGASLSAAGVIFQAMFANPLVSPNILGVGSGAGFGAVVCILAFGSPIATQIGAFVFGFLAVMIAYALGVLANKNSKLMLVLAGIITGAIFEALISVVKYVADTQEKLPSIVYWLMGSLSAISWSDVAALAPVCVSGLVLLSLMGWKLNILSLGGEHASILGESKFLGFIFIVLATLITAASVAIAGIIGWVGLLMPHVTRLIYGSDNSQLVPISAILGGIFLMLTDVAARSVSSAEIPLSILTALIGAPMIGVIIVKKGKRWS